Within the Sporohalobacter salinus genome, the region ATTAGTAGAACTTACCAATCTTTTTTCATATTTTTGACAGTAGCAGCATTTTATTTTATAATGGTATTTATAATGACTAGATTTGTAAATTATGCAGAAAGGAAGTTAAAGACTAGTGATTAGAGTCGAAAATTTATATAAGAATTTTGGTGACCTAGAAGTTTTGAAGGATATAAATTTTGAAATAGACGCAGGAGAGGTAGTAGTAATTATTGGTCCCAGTGGTTCAGGGAAGAGTACTGTGTTGCGCTGTATTAATCTGTTAGAAGAGTTGACTTCTGGTCAAATTTATATTGAAGAAACTTCTATGGATGATCCAGAGACAGATATCAATCTGATGCGCCAAAGAGTAGGTATGGTTTTTCAGCAATTTAATTTATTTCCTCATAAGACTTCATTAGAGAATATAACTCTAGCTCCCATTAAAGTAAAGAATATTTCCGAAAGTGAAGCTGAAGAGATTGCCTATGAGTTATTGGATAAGGTAGGTCTGCGGGATAAAGCAGATGTCTACCCTGCTCAGTTATCAGGTGGTCAAAAACAGAGGATTGCTATTGCTCGAGCTTTAGCTATGGAGCCTAAAGTGATGTTATTTGATGAGCCTACATCCGCTTTAGATCCAGAGATGGTAGGTGAAGTATTAGAGGTTATGAGAGCTTTAGCTGAAGAAGGAATGACTATGGCAGTAGTTACTCATGAGATGGGTTTTGCTCGTGAAGTAGGAGATAGAATTTTCTTTATGGATGAGGGAAGAATAGTTGAAACAGGGCCTCCAGAGCAGATATTTGATGAGCCGCAAGAGGAAAGAACTCAGGAATTTTTGAGTAAGATTCTTTAAATAGTATTTTAAATATTCAAATTATTTCAAGCAGGGATTTTTAGATTTGTATCGAATATTAGTATAAGAGTAGGATTGATAAAAGAAGGGAGCTGGTTTGTAATGAAATTTATAATCAGAGGTAAGAATATTGAGGTTACGGATGCATTAAAGCAGTATACCGAAGAGAAAATAGGTAAGATTGAGAAGTATTTTGATGATCTACCTATTGAAGCGAGAATTTCATTAGAAGTCGAAAAAGAGAGACATATTGTCGAAGTTACAGTCTATATCGACGGCTTAATAATCAGAGGTGAAGAGGTTACTGGAGATATGTATGCCTCAATTGATGGTGT harbors:
- a CDS encoding ATP-binding cassette domain-containing protein, which translates into the protein MIRVENLYKNFGDLEVLKDINFEIDAGEVVVIIGPSGSGKSTVLRCINLLEELTSGQIYIEETSMDDPETDINLMRQRVGMVFQQFNLFPHKTSLENITLAPIKVKNISESEAEEIAYELLDKVGLRDKADVYPAQLSGGQKQRIAIARALAMEPKVMLFDEPTSALDPEMVGEVLEVMRALAEEGMTMAVVTHEMGFAREVGDRIFFMDEGRIVETGPPEQIFDEPQEERTQEFLSKIL